The sequence acgaggctcgaaagtagaaaccGTATGAGATTTCGaggagtttcatccaaattcaaatttgaattgataaaaaagaaaaaacaaataaaatcttataaatactatgatattcatagaacatattgggatataaatattctaaaaaaaatgatgtattgtGTGTATTTACTAAAACTTACatcaggaaagaaaagaataaagaattaaaaaaagaaaacaattacATGGGCCGAATTGCATGTACTAGGCCCAGTTAGTAGTTGGTCCAAATTACAGGTTACAGATCGAAATTTCGATCAGAATTTCGCCAAAACCGACAGGTTTTTGAGAACTTGTCAACAAACTCAGGGAATTTgcattcaaattttggtttatgaaatttgttcggaatttACCGGTTTTCCACCGGATTTCGCGAAATTCCGAATTCCGCCAGTGCCCGAAATGGAAGGGCctgtcggaatcgtaaaccctgatTGTGGCGGCAGCTGAGGCGGTAAGGCCTAGGCATATAGCCGCCACCTAGCTCATATGCTTGattgaattgatttttttttagaactgatTGAATTTATTCTATCCTTGCTTTCTGCATCTCCACTCAAACGAAGCTCTGAAGTCTGAATGAGTAGCATGATATTGAACCTGTCAATTTGATATGGGCTTTTCTTATTGAATAATCTAGAGTGTTGTAGGCCTGTGATCTTGTGTGGGCTTCTAGTGTTCTAGCCATGGAAATCACGTAGGCAGGTAGTTTTCGTACGAATTTCGTACAGATTTCTTCGTGTGTATAGCAAGGttcaattcaaattattgaaacagagtcatatagcaaaatgaccaaaacaaaagttgtatatatttattatttatacaactttgttgttgatgactttttcagttaaaattatttagtatttgaaaatgttgtttgaaatttgtcataatttgaaattcaaattttatataggtcaattaaactcagatggagaaataaccgaaataaaattggtagatctcaataagttatacaactttgtttttgacaagtTTTTCACATATGTTCATTTAGTATGCTAAAATTTCgaaggtttaatattttgaatttaaatgAAAGGAGGAaggtaaaatggacttctcgGCAAGGGATGAGCAAAAGGGCTGGCCCGTAACAGGCCTTGTGCTCCTCCCTCGccaataagtctattttgtctcCGTccttcaattaatttcaaaacattaaaccttcgaatcgaattttatcatactaaatgaacttatgtaaaaaagttgtcaaaaacaaagttgtataacttattgagatcttcctattttattttggttatttctccatctgagtttgattgacctatataaaatttgaattttaaattataacaacttcaaataacatttttaaatactaaatgattttaactaaaaaggtcatcaacaataaagttgtataactcaccaatatatacaacttttgttttggccatttttctatatgactttgtttaaatagtttgaatttgaatttcaaattatgacagcttcaaacaatatttacaAGTACTagatgatttcaactgaaaaagtcatcaacaacaaagttgtattactcatcaatatctataacttttgttttggctATTTTTCTATACGACTTAGTTTAaatagtttaaatttgaatttcaaattatgacagcTTCAAACATCATTTACAAGTACTagatgatttcaactgaaaaagtcatcaacaacaatgttgtataactcatcaagatctataacttttatttgggtcatttcttcattcGTCGAAGTaatttgtaacattgttcacaaaatgtacatatctcttatacgtttataaaaaataagagagatatgtagattttgtgaacaatgttacaaatcacttcgtcggatgaagaaatgatcaaaataaaagttatatatattgatgagttatacaactttgttattgatgactttttgagttgaaatcatttaatatttgtaaattttgtttgaagttgtcataatttgaaattcaaattcaaaccgttgaaacaaagtcatatagaaaaatgaccaaaataaaagttatagatattgatgagttatacaactttgttgtttatgatCTTTTCATTTGAGATCATTTagtttttgaaaatattgtttgaagttgtcataatttgaaagtcaaattttatataggccaatgaaactcagatggagaaataaccaaaataaaattggtagatcttaataagttatacaactttgtttcaAACAAccttttcacataagttcatttagtatgataaaattcgatttgaagtttcaaaattttgaaatttccaGGTTAAATGACCATTTTGTCCAAGTAACTTGTATAATAGGTTTCCAGATTCCAGGGTTATTCTGGTAAAATCGCATCAACATAGCTTCTTATACATATATCCAAACCCTAGCCATCCATTCTTCACCTTCTCTTTCCCCACCCTCACACTGCCGcccaccacgccgtcgtcgtcatcctcctcccttCGCCCACCATCCACAGCCCCCTCGGATCTCGCCGCCCcttccgcctccccctccgctcCTCTCGCCGCTCCTCCGTCCCCCCCCTCTTCGGCAATCTCGCCGGCGTCCCAACTCCggcgtgagcggcggcggcagcaaggaGGCACGGCGGCAACGACCTGCGgcgatggatccggcggcgccgtcctagGGAAGGCCGGATCTGCCGCCCTAGGAAGGAGCTCGGctctcggcggcgggcggcgggcacgGTGACAGCCTGCTCCGGCGGATCTGGCGGTGCCGTCGCAGAGGCGGAGGACAGCGGCGCGCCAGAGACGGAGGGCCCGTCGGGCAGGCCGGCAgtgaggcggtggcggagccgcGGAGGCGGGCCGGCGTGGATGGGgtcggtggaggtggcggcgacctggtacggcggcgggagggagtcAATGCGAGGGGGTTCAGGCAAGGGAGTCAATGCGAGGGGGTTCAGGCGAGGCTGGCGGCGTGGCTCGCACCGTGGCGGCTCCTCTCCTCCGGCGGCAAGgtgctcggcgaggaggagaaggctgcCGAGAACATCTACATCAAGGTAAATCCACCCTACTCGCTTCCCTAATCTTCCTTCCCCCTCGTGATTGTTGCTGTTCTTGCTGCGGTAGATGGGCTACAGATGCAACTAGAGATGTATTGCTTGAGCTCTTCATAATTCATCAACACTTCATGACTGTTGAAACTGAATTGCATCTATACGTTATAAATACTACTCCTAACCTGTAGAATTATCAATCTATGGCAATCAACCTCAATGAATTATCATCTGACCTGCAAGCAGAATGAGAAACCAATATAATATCATATAGCTGTAAGACATGATCTTTTGAACAAGAGACTTGCATTATGTAGTGTTTTATTTATCCATCACTTGAGTAGTTTTCACAATTCCTATATATCGAATGGTAAACTCTACTTCAACGTACTTTcagaaaatatgaaatatataaatgttaacAGTAAGATGAAATCAAAAGTACTAATCTCCAATAGTCCATATATATCTGGATCATATCCACCTGAAATAAAAGATTACCACTTTTTTATGTACTGCAATTTGTAATTAGCAATTAAACATGTGCATGCTGCAAAAATATTCTACAAAAACAGGACTAGCcatctttccttttccttttaacAAATAGTAATAGCAAACTATCAGTAAACAGAGAACATCTACATCAAGGTATATCCACCCTACTCGCTTCCCTAATCTTCCTTCCCCCTCGTGATTGTTGCTGGTCTTGCTGCGGTAGATGGGCTACAGATGCAACTAGAGATGTATTGGTGTGCTGTGTAGAGGTTTTGGATGTGCTCCAAATTGAAATGAGGCTGTTTTTCCTGTGCGAATTGCTGAGTTTGCTTCCACTTTCATCCTTCCCATGGTCACTTTTGGTGAGTTCCTATGAGTCCCATGGTCACCTTTTTTAGAAAGTAATAAGTGAAATCCTATTATGAATGTCAAATCTGATGATTCCTTTTATCTTATTCATGTAAAAAGGATTGGTTGCCTCCATATGTGGTGCTCAGGAATGTGAAAACTGTAGGGGCATGTTTCTTCCTAACATGTGAAGTGGTTTTTTTTGGCTATCTAGCAAACTTGTGGCTGTGCTTTCTCATGTTATACTATGCTAAGCAGTTGCATTGCAGTTTAAGATGTCTCAGTT is a genomic window of Oryza glaberrima chromosome 7, OglaRS2, whole genome shotgun sequence containing:
- the LOC127778931 gene encoding uncharacterized protein LOC127778931, producing the protein MGSVEVAATWYGGGRESMRGGSGKGVNARGFRRGWRRGSHRGGSSPPAARCSARRRRLPRTSTSRNVRCAGGDNIQRETAPPDPEIAALLLSSLGRSWSCDIR